In the genome of Magnolia sinica isolate HGM2019 chromosome 2, MsV1, whole genome shotgun sequence, one region contains:
- the LOC131227463 gene encoding uncharacterized protein LOC131227463, with amino-acid sequence MHIEKNVCEILIALMLNTTGKTKDDANARRDLKRLGIKKRLWLENTDGKVIQKRGPFFLRKEEKKHFIQTLRELRVPVGFSGNWKNIVKEDRVDLKGMKSHDYHVLMQHLLPILIQHAFKDNKPMRTIIRSFSTFFNALCSRIIDIEMLMALEKGMARTLCELEITCPPSIFVVMMHLPIHLAYEARVCGPVYYRWMYPFERFMKTFKAYVRNMTRPEGCIAERYIQEETLIYCNQYRGKNNTSLLEKLEKRLDGSISFMPKLQDIVDDFDVDVVGPVGPGQSVVLEGIEYEQARTWVLKSHPNYETWQGRYANFLKQRNIVVGTRTKVASDDEFIPWLKKQLDLSESSNEVFRDIVRGPKAFAMQYNKYCINGFLFVTKEYEENKMNQNSGVSTESMTTFRSSAKDKNPVDESVPYYGVLRKIIQLEYREGYKPVLLKCDWVKVTHQGVSFDAVGNLRLVNLSNLLSSDQVGDEPFILAEHAVQVFYSRDPKHPNWHVVLEVPRKIFVEDETSILSETRVVTEAEVGPDLIEVDMGGELLFNDSEDICVVVEKKKKRKRAGKKS; translated from the exons ATGCACATTGAGAAGAATGTatgtgaaatccttattgcaCTAATGTTGAACACAAcgggcaaaaccaaggatgacgCTAACGCACGCAGAGACTTGAAGCGGCTAGGAATTAAGAAGCGTTTATGGTTAGAAAATACTGATGGCAAAGTGATTCAAAAACGAGGTCCTTTCTTCCttcgaaaagaagaaaaaaaacatttCATCCAGACTTTACGTGAGCTTCGTGTTCCGGTTGGTTTTAGTGGGAATTGGAAGAACATCGTAAAGGAAGATAGGgttgatttaaagggaatgaagtctcatgatTACCACGtattgatgcaacatctgcttcCAATTTTGATCCAACATGCATTCAAGGATAATAAGCCTATGCGCACTATAATTAGAAGCTTCAGTACATTTTTCAATGCCCTATGCTCGCGAATCATAGATATTGAAATGTTAATGGCTCTCGAGAAGGGCATGGCTAGGACTTTATGTGAGCTCGAGATTACATGTCCTCCTTCAATTTTTGTTGTGATGATGCATCTGCCTATCcacttggcttacgaggctcgcgtATGTGGTCCTGtttactatcgatggatgtatccattcgaaag GTTCATGAAGACGTTTAAGGCGTACGTCCGCAATATGACACGACCTGAAGGTTGTATAGCAGAACGATACATTCAAGAGGAGACACTTATATACTGCAACCAGTATAGAGGGAAAAATAACACGAGCCTCTTGGAGAAATTGGAAAAGCGGTTAGAcggatcaatttcattcatgccgAAGTTACAAGATATTGTTGACGACTTCGATGTTGACGTGGTTGGCCCAGTTGGCCCTGGTCAAAGTGTCGTTTTAGAAGGTATTGAGTACGAACAGGCTCGCacctgggtactgaagagtcatcctaaCTATGAGACATGGCAAGG GAGATATGCAAATTTCTTAAAGCAACGCAATATAGTTGTTGGGACTAGGACTAAGGTGGCGAGTGATGATGAGttcataccttggttgaagaAACAGCTAGACTTGAGTGAATCAAGTAATGAAGTCTTCAGAGATATAGTTAGGGGACCAAAGGCTTTTGCGATGCagtacaataaatattgtatcaATGGTTTCCTCTTCGTCACCAAGGAATACGAAGAGAATAAAATGAACCAGAATAGCGGTGTTAGCACAGAGAGTATGACCACCTTCCGATCTAGTGCTAAGGATAAGAATCCAGTGGATGAATCTGTACCTTATTACGGAGTCCTCCGCAAAATCATCCAACTAGAGTACCGAGAAGGGTACAAGCCAGTTCTACTAAAGTGCGATTGGGTGAAGGTGACGCACCAAGGTGTTTCTTTCGATGCGGTAGGGAATTTGAGACTGGTGAATTTGTCTAATCTTCTCAGTTCAGACCAAGTGGGTGATGAGCCATTTATTCTTGCGGAGCATGCCGTGCAAGTTTTTTATTCTAGAGATCCAAAACATCCTAattggcatgtggtcttggaggttccaagAAAGATTTTCGTTGAAGATGAGACAAGCATTTTATCAGAAACACGGGTTGTAACTGAGGCTGAAGTAGGACCTGATCTCATCGAAGTAGACATGGGTGGCGAGTTGTTATTCAATGACAGTGaagatatttgtgtggttgttgaaaagaaaaagaaaagaaagagagctggGAAAAAATCCTGA
- the LOC131227454 gene encoding uncharacterized protein LOC131227454: protein MDLEAEPLGDASYKDAREALSLGAESLGDAAPEDAREAESFGAEPLGDAAPADADPEDAREAEAFGGEPLGDAAPAVADPEDARGRSSSSSSKKRGPTRGSELHERTSVKRVIGINEFGQPNAGDANQIAFNSSIGVLTRAHIPITYTDFRLVPPQYIQRVSDILACSYEFQDNQEAWSPYIRDRCKAAWRNFKNTLHAKYIKDKDPAVVKSYPAPIGVPIEDWMIFVDYCNTDKFKESSVRNASNRAKQVGPSTLGRRSMAATRHEMAIERNLTTDAEVGRVEVYIRAHTTKDNKVQFPETFEKIKSIQSSNPASRMTSVDDALTQSIGSDSRGRMRGIGGNVGKITLKKTMPIVHKLGVVSRERDNLVDKLDEMQKSLGDLHQKFQCFVDKQGEQGDVAPPTIPPFKSSHASSPDLVNLGKRCDLCDWKKRVIARGEVHAVDPKTCVHGAEMGDGNFSVVLMEIIAPQSELWKEDGYHDTLGEVGVGGFVVWPKLFLTIYP, encoded by the exons ATGGATCTAGAGGCAGAGCCGCTCGGGGATGCATCCTATAAAGATGCCAGGG AGGCACTGTCATTGGGCGCAGAGTCGCTAGGGGATGCAGCCCCTGAAGATGCTAGAG AGGCAGAGTCATTCGGCGCAGAGCCGCTAGGGGATGCAGCCCCTGCAGATGCAGACCCTGAAGATGCTAGAG AGGCAGAGGCATTCGGCGGAGAGCCGCTAGGGGATGCAGCCCCTGCAGTTGCAGACCCTGAAGATGCTAGAG GCAGGTCTTCATCTTCATCGTCTAAGAAGAGAGGTCCTACCCGAGGTTCAGAATTACATGAGAGGACTTCAGTGAAAAGGGTCATTGGGATTAATGAATTTGGGCAACCGAATGCAGGGGATGCAAATCAGATcgcattcaattcaagcattggTGTTCTCACCCGTGCACACATTCCGATCACCTACACAGACTTTCGGTTGGTGCCTCCACAATACATTCAGAGGGTCAGTGATATCCTGGCATGTAGTTATGAATTTCAGGATAACCAAGAAGCGTGGTCACCATACATTCGTGATCGCTGTAAGGCTGCTTGGAGAAATTTCAAGAACACTTTGCATGCAAAGTATATTAAGGACAAGGATCCTGCAGTTGTGAAATCTTATCCTGCCCCTATTGGTGTCCCTATTGAGGATTGGATGATCTTCGTGGATTATTGCAATACTGATAAATTCAAGGAATCAAGTGTAAGAAATGCATCCAATCGGGCCAAACAAGTTGGCCCTTCTACACTTGGTCGGCGTAGCATGGCTGCCACACGTCATGAGATG GCAATTGAGAGGAATCTTACTACTGATGCCGAGGTTGGTAGGGTTGAGGTGTACATCCGAGCCCATACAACAAAGGATAACAAAGTGCAGTTTCCAGAAACCTTT gaaaaaataaaatcgatTCAAAGTAGTAATCCCGCATCTCGGATGACCAGTGTAgatgatgcccttacacag TCAATTGGGAGTGATAGTAGAGGGCGCATGCGGGGGATAGGTGGAAATGTAGGCAAGATTACATTGAAGAAGACAATGCCTATTGTACATAAGCTCGGTGTGGTGTCGCGGGAACGAGATAATTTGGTAGATAAATTAGATGAAATGCAGAAAAGCCTAGGAGATCTCCACCAGAAGTTTCAATGCTTTGTAGATAAGCAAGGGGAACAAGGGGATGTGGCTCCACCGACAATTCCTCCATttaaatctagtcatgcatcgtcG cctGATTTGGTAAATCTTGGCAAGAGATGCGATCTCTGTGATTGGAAGAAACGGGTAATTGCTCGTGGTGAGGTGCATGCAGTGGATCCAAAAACCTGTGTCCATGGAGCAGAAATGGGCGATGGAAATTTTAGTGTTGTCCTGATGGAGATTATAGCTCCGCAATCAGAGCTATGGAAGGAAGATGGTTATCATGATACGCTTGGAGAGGTCGGTGTAGGAGGATTTGTCGTATGGCCCAAGCTATTTCTAACCATCtatccatga